Genomic segment of Photobacterium profundum SS9:
TCGCGATAAGCCTGATCATTAATGCGAGAATGAAGTTTTTTCCACATTGGGCTTTGTTCACGTCGCGCCCAAGAATGTTTAAGCATATCCACCAGCACAGAATTCTGAGTTGCTTCAGCAATGCAAAGATGAAATTGTTCATCACCGTTACAATTTTCAGATTCACTGGCGATTTCATTACGCTCAAGCTCAAGTGCAACTCGCATTTTCACAATATCACCCGGTGTTACTTGAATCGCAGCAAACTCAGCAATATTACTTTCTAGTAACTGTCTGGCTTGCAACATTTCAAATGGACCGGCTTCATCGCTAATCACATTTTCACGGCTATTCGTTTCACTCGGAATATTAAGGACATATACCCCTGACCCTTTTTTAACTTCAACGAGATTTTCAAGTTCAAGCATAATGATGGCTTCGCGCACCACTGTACGACTCACATCTAACCTTTCAGCGATGTCACGTTCAGGTGGCAGGCGGTCACCCACACTATACTGACCGCTCATTAATTCTTGTCTCAGTACCAACCCTAATTCTTGATAAGGTCGTTTTGCTTCAAAAGGCATCATATTGATATTGTCACTATATTCCATTGCACTCTACGCCATCATAAAGACCTGAACAAATTGGTCAACCTCTTTATGGTGAAGAGTTGCAACACCTTGTTATTTTTCACTAATAACTAATCTGTCAATTATTGAACAGCTCTAATACGCTCAACAATTTCAGCTAGATCTGGGTTTGTTTCATCTAAAGCGTCATACATTGGTTGAACAGCCTCAACAAAAGCAGTTTTGTTTGGCGTAATAAATTTCACACCTAACTTTTCAGCATTCGCACGTTCTTTCGCTTCTGATTCAGCCCAGAGCTTTTTCATTAGTTCCATAGAATGATTAGCTGCCGTTTTAAGTGCAGCACGGTTTTCTTCAGACAAGCCGTCGTACGCTTTGTTAGAGATAACCAATACATCCGGTACCATTGTGTGTTCATCCAAACTGAAGTATTTAGATACTTCACCATGACGGCTTAAGCTAAATGAAGGAATATTATTTTCTGCAGCATCAACCACACCTTGTTGTAGAGCGGTATACAACTCACCGTAAGCTAAAGGTGTCGCATTACCACCCAACGCTTGAACCATACTGATTGCAGAAGGGCTTGGTTGTACACGGATTTTTAAGCCTTTAAGGTCTTCCGGTGTATTAATAGGCTTAGACGTATAGAAGCTACGTGCACCAGCATCGTAATACGTTACGCCAATGAAACCACTATCATGGGAAGACGCTAAAATTTCTTCACCAACCGCACCTTCTTGTACATTGTAGTAGTGTGCTTTATCACGGAATAGGTATGGTAAGTTAAATGCCGCATAAGCTGGTGCAAATGCTTCTATTCAGCAGCATTTGTTTTAACCATATCAAGTGCGCCATTCTGCATTAGCTCCATTGATTCACGTTGCGTACCTAATTGTGCATCAGGGTAGATACGAATACGCACTTCACCATTAGTCAGCTCACGTACTTCTTTTGCCAT
This window contains:
- a CDS encoding FCD domain-containing protein; the protein is MEYSDNINMMPFEAKRPYQELGLVLRQELMSGQYSVGDRLPPERDIAERLDVSRTVVREAIIMLELENLVEVKKGSGVYVLNIPSETNSRENVISDEAGPFEMLQARQLLESNIAEFAAIQVTPGDIVKMRVALELERNEIASESENCNGDEQFHLCIAEATQNSVLVDMLKHSWARREQSPMWKKLHSRINDQAYREEWLGDHAKILSAMQRKDPIAAKNAMWQHLENVKQRLLELSDIDDPNFDGYLFNSNPVVLLGDDK